Sequence from the Panicum virgatum strain AP13 chromosome 5N, P.virgatum_v5, whole genome shotgun sequence genome:
CAGTCACCTGTCACCGTGGGGGTTCCGAATCCAGACTAGCAAACAACGACGATCCCAAGGGTGAGGACTGACGAGTACTAGTGGATTGCGCGCGCGTTGCGCGCGCATAATTCCTTTGTAATCTTACTGGTAATTATTATGGTAGTAGTAGATGTTTAGTATGTAAATTTTATAAGATCTGATAGGAAATTGGATAAAGAAAGGTCAGAGTTAAAGTTTTATAAAGGAAGGTGGATGCGATTATACCTTGAAACGTTCATGTTGACCCTTTTGAAAGAGTGACCTAACTTTCCCCTGCATTGGAACCCTTTTAAATTTAGTTGTCACAATAAGCATGGAGAaataatatgataatatacaGATATTACAATTTACAATAACTCAAGTAACAGAAGAGCATTAACATGCTTGTTAGAGGTAATCTAAGAGAGGGGAAAGATAAAAACTGTTTAGAAAGCCAAGCAAACATATAGTTCAGCTGAAATATCAGATCTGAGAATATTAATAGAAGGTTTCTTAGTTTTCCTTTTGAATTAGGAATTGCAACTTTGTCGAACTGTGTGTACCTGGTTGCTGATTTCGAATTGTGAGCGAAGATGCTAGCTTCTCAGTGTTGCATGCCGAGTTCACACTGGAGGAGAGGAGTTCTTGAGGAGGTAAAAGCTATAGCCTGCAAAGCCGACTGCTCATAAGCCACAGCAAAAGAGGTAGTAACAGTACTAAAAAAAATAACGATGGCGAGGTATAACAAGCTCTAGTTGAGGTAATGCCAATTCAACTCCGCACAATATATCGCCGTCAGATCCAATCTCGGTTATCAGAGAGGTATATGGCAGGCAGTAATGTCTAGACAAGATAGCAAGAAAAATCTATGGAGCTCCCACCGGACGGAATCATATTGTATACACGCAGGCAGCGATCTAAGATAGTTACTGGACAAATAAAAACACACGTGTACCAAGAAAATCATCAATTTATTGTACCAATAATATGCAATATAGTATTTAAGAGGACATATAgctctataaatatttttttagctcGATGTAAGGACAGCATTGTCAAAATCATAATTCTGAAATTAACAACTATTAAGCATTTAGAGTGATGTACCTAAATATTTAAACTGGAGCCAAGTCACAAACGAGATAAGAATACTTCAGCAGCTGGAACCTAccagaaattcatagaaaaaaaactaattagtaaCCACCAAGTATTGAGGGACAAAACTAAATAGATGGCACAGAAACAGTTATAATAGATGGCACAGAAACAGTTATATTACCCGTAATAATTGTTTAGCCATGAAAATATAGTAATATAAAAGTCATCACTACATATACAATCTTATCCACAAGAAGCATTTAGAGTGATGTACCTGATTAATTATAGTAGATCCAAATCACAAAGGAGATGAGAATACTTTAGCAGGTGGAACCTACCAGAATTTCAGGTAAAAACTAATTAGTAACCACCAAGtattgaggaacaaaattgatagTTAACACAGATACAGTTATATCATCCATATTAATTGTGTAGTCATAAAAATGTGGTAATATAAAAGGCATCACTACATATACAATCTTATCCACAAGACCACCTGGCATTTATAAGCCTAATCAGGttaacctcgtcaatccagtcAATAAAAAGGCATagtttttattcttttataacaAATCATACCAAAAGTACAGAAAAAGTAACCATTAAAAAATCTagtccttttttttaaaataagcaTGCTATTTCAATAAGTGAAGCATAACAAAGTAAGTTTTTCCAGATATCTGAACTACGTCGAATTGAAAAATATGCAAAAGTTAAATATGTAGTCTTCTTTGGATGTAGTCTTCCCTTTACTATAATTCGTGTCATTAATATGTATTTCTGTTACTGTTGCTTTTTTTATTCCTTGGTGCTTACAACAATTTATCTGGAACATCATCCCTATTGCTCTAAacgatttttatattttatcacAACTCTTTCTGGGATTTTATTAGATGTAGTATGGTCCGCCACCAAATTtcagatttttttaaataaattggGTATTATTAAAAGTATAAAACtattaattaattaagaaaaaatattttaaagcaTAAAAGCATTACCATTTTATTTCATATTTGCGTATGATCACAGCATGTATCCATGTGTactcatatatatataacttcTTCTCTCCTGcaatataaaaatattatttaccACACGTGAAATGGTAATGAAGACATGAAGTGAAGGCCATACTAGATTAGTGAATGAcgcgcgccaccgcgcgcgTTCCTGTTTGGCCTGTATAAATGTGGTTTTATTTTGTGTAGCACAATAGGATTTAGTTGATAGTGAATAGTAAAAGTTCTTTCGTAAGCAAAAGAGAAAGTGAGATATGCGCTCATCTTGCAGACTTTGTATCCATGTGTTTTTTTTCCTATAGAactgtttgatatatattgctGGGCAGATTCTGTTTCATCCAATGGTCTTATAATTTCTAGAATACGCATGCACACTGGAAAAGTATTTGGGCCAGCGGAAGCATCTGGCAAGAGTAGCGGTTTTATTACAATTTAAATAATCTTCATTTTAAGCAGCTCAGGAACTGCTGGGGACAAAGAGGGTTGATGAGCTAAACAGCTAGAGTGTGTAGGTGGAGTTGACCATGTCAGATAGCAGAATTTGTTAGCTTGAATTTGATAGCCAGATATCTGAACTACGTCGAATCGAAAAATATGCAAAAGTTAAATCGCGGGGCACAACTCATAGATTTAAAATGTAGATCTAACTGCTttggtatttttttttgtttcaggtaACTCACCTTGGTACAGATGAGATTCAACCGAAGTGTGTTGACAAAGCTCCAAACCAGCGCTGGAATGCATAGCACTGGAAACATTAGTGAATGTATACAAACTAAACATACAAAGCTTTAGTTTAGAAGAGGAACAAACCAGTAAACCCGAGAACAAGAATGtctgcgctccgccgccgccacctgtgTGCGCGGGCCTgcgtgccgccgcccctgttgCCTGCCCTGGCTCCTTGTCTTGCGGGGAGTGGAGCAGGGTGGCGGTGAGCATAAAGCGTCCGCCAACCGCCGACTGCTTGAGGGAGTCGAGTTGCGAGGCGCATTGGGCTCAATGGCGTCAAGAAACCCCATCTGCGGACACCGATGTTGGGGGCCTCGAGCGTGGTGACGGCGGCGTAGATCTAGGCACTCAAACCCAAGCGCCGCTGGATGCGGCGATGGCTGCGCAGTGAGCTGGTACCGGAgttggccgccgccgaggactcCGCGTTGCCGCCGTAGTCGGGCCGGGCCAACGGCCTCGATCTCACGCCAGTGCTGAATGAGTGATGGCGACCGAAGCTCGGCCATGGAGCTGCAGACCAAGACAGGAGTAGAAGGTGGGAGAGAGTAAAAGAGGCCGTCTGCAATTTCTCCCCTAGCAGCAGGAAGTTTCTTGGCAGCTGCCTTTTATTAACTTCCGTGGTTTTGAAACAATAGTATAGTATGAAGAGGACGCGGAGCaaaaggaagagagaagggaagaGAAGTTTCGTGGAAAGGCATGCTGTGTGAAACGAGAGACCAGAAACGAGACTCGGCGGGCAGGCGCTGTGATGTGAAAAGACGAGGCGTTGGTGGGCGTCCGCTGCAGTGTGAAAGCAAGAAAATCGAGGCGGCAGCCGCTGTGCGGTGAAAAAGCTGCGCGGACGCTGGGAACCGATCTTCACCGTCAGATAGAAATCGTAGGGGCGGTAAGTTTTTTTACTGACGTGGATACGCTCAAAGTCCACGGAGCCGAGGGGGAATAATATATAGAAATGTCTAAGGTTAgtcatgcatttttttttgtgctTGACTGTATATATGCTAACAGTTTTCAGGCCTAAGTACTATAGTTATTACCATGTCACTGATCCTTCTTGATCTGCCGGCCGTCGGCAATTGGCCATGTACCTGCAGAAGACGGTGATCAGAGCTGATCTCGTCGGCAGCAGCTGCAAGATGGCCATCCTGTCGACCGTCGCCAAACTAGAAGGTACTGTACTCTGAAAGAAACAGTGACCTTTGCGAAGGGTCCGCTTGCCAGTCACCAGGACTAACTGCTCGTGCATGCGGCCATTTCCCGTGTTCCCCGACGGCCTTCTCCAGGGATCAAGTCCATGGACATCGACTCCGAGACACCAGTAGAAAACAAGCCAAAGGTTCACTCTAAAAGTACCGATATGAAAATGAACCGCATACCAGTACTTTTAGGGTTGATGGAATCTATgtatgagccttaggtaccggttggtaacaccaaccggtacatAAAGCtcaccataggtaccgggtggtaacttttacattagCACCGGGTGGTACCATCAACCAGTACCTATGGATAAGCCTTAGGTactggttggtgttaccaactgaggaacgagagtactctatcctgcctgtgatgagtgaattgtcaaccatgcggtgtgatcgtgcgcttggtcttttgattgcaggtacacgggcgtcaagtgtcgacggggagctgccgtggaagtgctgtggccgatggaccgtgcggtggacggcggtgaagggcagccgggaccggagctcggaccgggtggcagcggtggcgtccactcctggatcgagggcgcaagcggcgacggaaggcgggtttcttggtttgcgccacaaaaccaaggaggcggacggcggttgaagacgccaagtcgtggaggcacgagcgtcggtctcgggactgacggaggcgacgggcgtcgacggcgtctagggcctcgctgcgggcgaggaggtgacgggcgtcgggcggcgtctagggccgtcagaaggccgaggcgggaacgacgtctagggccacggcatggaggcgggaatcttcccgcgcgtgatgttttggcggttttctaaaaaccggccacctacccgggtttcgcggacccttcaaaaccgcggacctgatcttcatcaagatggcggcatcgcggagaagactttatttcgaagaaagaacctcggccgtcggatcagatcgtgtacagggggtgctgcaggccaaccggtctgaccggtccctggcacctgtctgaccggtctaatcaaccggtctgaccggtcccgcgggtataaataccccttcacttgtgttaggttaagggTGTTGGCTTTTGTATTTCGTCCGTGAGTTGTTCTatctcccaggccgccgcccctgtgtctctctcccccgtccttctctttagagtaggatttgattatggatttgtgagactttgtattggattcgattgggaaaggaggtcccatcctccttgtgccatctgggcttttgaatcaatccaatcccgtcGTTTTTGTGcccttttgtgatggattttggttTCATTTTTGGTGCACACGATTGCGATGATTCTGCGAGCTCTTTATTGTGATTCTCGTGCTTCTAATCCTGtcccaaaccctctggaatcacgagctcttttgaattggatttcttgagttcttgagaaaaccccaatccttcttgatctcccctcgaattctcaagatttgttgatctttaggacgagatctcttaGAGATATGTTCActgggtaggggcgaagctatcccccaagtttcatcaattttcgtggtcgtttggttgagattcatcatttgaatccaagttttcgggagttttctgggtgccaccggtcagaccggtaggcaagactggtcagaccggtgcgctagtttttgaacagccacgaccggtcagaccggtccagtacaccggtcagaccggtcctgtcagATCAGCTCTGCGATTTCTctcgattcgcttccgatttgcttcgtggttacGCTCGtacgttcgaggccttttgtgttggtttagcttttcaatagctactccaaactttggtcagaacgcttgagagcttgggtgattttgggacataggccgacgattcgaatttcgaagaaattttgatcggctcccattcaccccccctctggtcgccggcttcggtccctcaccaaccggtacctcaagagccttaggtaccggttggtgttctCATTcaagggttacttcaaaaggaaaatatctctcttcccattacaagtgatgtgtaggtgagatggtaagaaagGTGCATGTGACGCAAGAAGTCACAAATTCGAATCCCAGCCACCACCGCATGcatatttttgacaaaaatgaatgccattggtaccggttgtgtTATCCGGTGCTAAAGCCAAAAGCCTTTGGTCTCGGTTGcgaggtaccggttggaaaaaccGGTACATAAGGCCCTATTCAACCGGTGCGTAAGAGCCTTTTTCCAGTAGTGAGAACTGCACGCTGACGGTGGTCGGGGCGGTGGACCCGGTGGCCATCGTCCTGGAGCTCAAGAAGGCGTGCCTGGTGGCGGCGATCGTCAGCGTCGAGGACGACAAGCCGAAGGACCCCGAGCCGGAGCCCGTGGAGCCGCCGAAGGTAGACGACGACGAAGATCCCTGCCGCTGCCGAGATGAGGAATGCTGCGTGCAGGCCTGCCAGAAGGGGTGCGTGCCTGGTTTATGCTACTGCTGCTACTACACAGCATTCAGGCCCGCGCCGTATGGCTATGGATGGCACTGGTAGTGACCACGACCAGGTCACCAGGCATGGTAGATGATACCATGAGATCAGGCAGGTCGGAGGCGAATGCACCATCCGGTATCCAACTATATCTGCAGCTCTTCGTGTCTTCGTGTCTGACAAGGAAAAAGAAACATTACTGTTTTTTTACACCAAAAGAAACATTACTTGGCTTTCAGACAGATTCCAGTATGTCTGTGTATGTGTGATTTGATTGTACACCAGTTTTCATTTCTTCTTTCGTTGTACGGAATACCTTTTTTTCTAAGAATGTTGTATGGAATACTTATGTTTTGAGTTACGTACGCCAGCTCCTACGGCCCGTACCATGCATCCACTTCTTGTAGCTCGCCCTGCAAATGGGCTGGAATCCACGCTgcactcacaccagcccatatGCAGCATACACTAATTAATATATCCACCCCAAACCTGTTCATCAACATATAGATCCAAATTGCACCAAACTTTGACTTCCTTTCACCCCGCACCGATCCAAACCAATGTTTTATCCATGGTTCCACCCATTAAAAAACCATTTCTAAAACCATGGGTTACTTCTGTCCACGACGACTGTCGTAGCTATCTCCCCCACCATCCAGAGTAGCAATAGCCCTTGGCGAATAGCAAACGGGTTGAGGAATGAGAGAGGTGGCCAAATCCGGTGAAGTGGTGGTTTCTTTGCGAGATCCCTGCACATCCCTCGATGAGTGATGACCAGCAACTGCAAGAAGGGAAAGGAAGGGAAGTAGGGTGTCGGACCTACTATGAAGGACCAGGATTTGGGTAACCTTTGCTGCGGCTTGCACCGGTCGCCGGATTCGAGCGGGGGGCAGGGGTGTTGGCTCTAGGCCTCCTTGAGAGATTCTCCTCCCGTAGTGCAGTGGACAGCAGTGGTGGGGCTCTTCGCCGTGGCAGATCTAGGCGAGCGAGGAGAGGAAGCTCagggggaggcggaggcatGGCGGCAGCAGAAGGGAGGCGGAGGCAGAgtcggaggtgcggcggcgtcgGAAGGACGGAAGGGAGGCGACGGGGTTAGCTTGACTGCCTGCTAGGCTGCTATGAGCCCATGTGAGAGAACCCGGACACAGCCCACGGTTGCAAC
This genomic interval carries:
- the LOC120674566 gene encoding heavy metal-associated isoprenylated plant protein 2-like, which codes for MYLQKTVIRADLVGSSCKMAILSTVAKLEEPFSSSENCTLTVVGAVDPVAIVLELKKACLVAAIVSVEDDKPKDPEPEPVEPPKVDDDEDPCRCRDEECCVQACQKGCVPGLCYCCYYTAFRPAPYGYGWHW